In Aquiflexum balticum DSM 16537, a single genomic region encodes these proteins:
- a CDS encoding RNA polymerase sigma factor, whose amino-acid sequence MNLPNSGELQEVIKQCLSKDKKAQQRLFELSYSLSMNVCRRYAKNLEEAKSLVNEGMLKVFQHLHTYNPELCFGGWVRRIMVNTAIDHFRKIKAYEQRFQDLEGADYSQGYLPTVLDDISAEELLILVQQLPPAYRVVFSLFAVEEYTHKEIAEKLGISEGTSKSNYAKARAKLQKALTASKILNTN is encoded by the coding sequence ATGAATCTTCCAAATTCCGGTGAATTACAAGAAGTAATCAAGCAGTGCCTTTCAAAAGATAAAAAGGCTCAACAAAGGCTTTTTGAGCTAAGCTATTCCTTATCGATGAACGTTTGTAGGCGCTATGCAAAAAACTTGGAAGAAGCGAAGTCACTAGTCAATGAAGGTATGTTGAAAGTTTTTCAACACTTGCATACCTACAATCCTGAACTATGTTTCGGAGGATGGGTGCGAAGAATCATGGTCAATACCGCGATTGACCATTTTCGAAAAATCAAAGCGTACGAGCAGCGTTTTCAGGATTTGGAAGGTGCTGATTACAGTCAAGGCTACCTTCCGACTGTATTAGATGACATCAGTGCAGAGGAATTATTGATACTGGTCCAGCAATTGCCACCAGCATATCGGGTAGTGTTTTCACTTTTTGCTGTAGAGGAATACACCCATAAAGAAATAGCAGAAAAGCTCGGTATTTCTGAAGGCACATCTAAATCAAATTACGCCAAGGCACGGGCAAAACTGCAAAAAGCCTTGACAGCATCAAAAATTTTAAATACGAACTGA
- a CDS encoding AraC family transcriptional regulator, which yields MENLFFFSGSITSFFIVLLLSKRNKAIYDWFLSAWFSLILFHIIVFYLSSVNQFDAMLEISSAAVFLNGPILWLYTKHLFNKRFYWKQTLHFVPFLLNVAIIAPYLYQNTLAPFSDLSRMLLSWAKLGSILIYSLWSIQTIKRNLRFAKEYLSNVENHHVKWLTMALKLVLVLWSIGFFSQLVFQADLFELNPAHEDILLNISVSILVVFMGYYGFRQAPVFVGSAHLIFRENSDNEEFIVSEKYQKSALKEEDLKYHGALLEGLMSAEKPYRDPDLSLLKLADQLNMTTNQLSQIINQFHHKNFYDFVNSYRVEEVKKRLINGDVKYTTLLGIALDAGFNSKATFNRFFKKYTGQTPSEYLKGLNTKSNP from the coding sequence ATGGAAAATCTCTTCTTTTTTAGCGGTTCCATTACCTCATTTTTTATTGTTCTTTTGTTGAGCAAAAGAAATAAAGCCATTTATGATTGGTTCTTGTCCGCATGGTTTTCTTTGATTCTGTTCCATATCATAGTTTTTTACCTTTCTTCCGTCAATCAATTTGATGCGATGCTGGAAATCAGCAGTGCTGCTGTATTTTTAAATGGACCCATCCTATGGTTGTATACCAAACATTTATTCAATAAGCGTTTCTATTGGAAACAAACCTTACACTTTGTTCCATTTTTGCTCAATGTAGCAATCATTGCACCCTATCTGTATCAAAACACACTTGCACCCTTCTCTGATTTGTCACGTATGCTGCTTTCTTGGGCAAAACTTGGAAGTATATTGATTTACAGTCTATGGTCCATTCAAACAATCAAACGAAATCTGAGATTCGCTAAGGAATATTTATCCAATGTTGAAAACCATCACGTTAAATGGCTTACTATGGCGCTTAAATTGGTACTTGTTTTATGGAGTATCGGATTTTTCAGTCAACTAGTTTTTCAGGCTGATCTTTTTGAATTGAATCCTGCTCATGAAGACATATTGCTTAACATCTCAGTGAGTATTTTAGTGGTTTTTATGGGTTACTATGGATTTAGACAAGCTCCTGTTTTTGTTGGATCTGCTCATTTGATTTTTAGAGAAAATAGTGATAATGAAGAATTTATAGTTTCTGAAAAGTATCAAAAATCAGCTTTGAAAGAGGAGGATTTAAAATATCATGGGGCACTTCTTGAAGGCTTGATGTCAGCTGAAAAACCTTATAGAGATCCGGATTTGAGCCTTTTAAAATTGGCTGATCAATTAAATATGACTACAAACCAGCTTTCCCAGATCATTAACCAGTTTCACCATAAAAACTTTTATGATTTTGTCAATTCTTACAGGGTTGAAGAGGTCAAAAAAAGATTGATCAATGGAGACGTGAAGTATACTACCCTTTTGGGTATAGCATTGGATGCCGGGTTTAATTCTAAAGCGACCTTCAATCGGTTTTTTAAAAAATACACGGGACAAACCCCTTCCGAATACCTAAAAGGGCTAAACACCAAATCAAATCCATAA
- a CDS encoding acyltransferase family protein, which produces MNQKVFFPNLDGLRFFAFFFVFMYHCYYEVPLQGKDSFIYLGFHKLWENGDLGVNFFFTLSGFLITYLLLSEEKQLGSFNIIRFYWRRTLRIWPLYFTTVLFGFFIFQTLVNSVGGEIEETANVWYYIFFLGNFNSIINGAPVSGTLSVLWSIAIEEQFYLFWPILLLFFKKQRLALFIILLLISLGFRAMYLDQHEVIFYHTFSVMSDLVIGSWLGWWCFKRNLSQMEMPSISRTNNALIYLVGFLLILFRKEFFVTPALLILERVVFALFFGFIIYEQTFFKQSLFKIGSFKNISYWGKFTYGLYCLHIPAMVFTEGFAMIGGIHEAAWWVFYGKTISTFLLSLIFCQLSFRYLENPFLRLKDASPTQILRQRVN; this is translated from the coding sequence ATGAACCAAAAAGTATTTTTCCCCAACCTCGATGGACTAAGGTTTTTCGCCTTTTTCTTCGTATTCATGTACCACTGTTACTATGAAGTACCTCTACAAGGTAAAGACAGTTTTATTTATTTGGGATTTCACAAATTATGGGAAAACGGTGACCTAGGTGTTAATTTTTTCTTTACCCTATCCGGTTTTTTAATCACCTATCTTTTACTTTCTGAAGAAAAGCAATTGGGCAGTTTCAATATCATTAGATTTTATTGGCGGAGAACTTTAAGAATCTGGCCTCTTTATTTTACAACTGTACTTTTCGGCTTTTTTATTTTCCAGACACTTGTAAATTCGGTAGGGGGAGAAATTGAAGAGACAGCAAATGTTTGGTACTATATCTTTTTTCTTGGAAATTTTAATAGCATCATCAACGGAGCGCCTGTTTCTGGTACGCTTTCAGTACTGTGGTCAATAGCCATCGAAGAGCAATTTTACCTGTTTTGGCCAATTCTTCTGCTTTTTTTCAAAAAACAAAGACTTGCTTTATTTATCATTTTACTCCTAATTTCTCTAGGGTTCAGAGCAATGTACTTGGATCAACACGAAGTGATCTTCTATCATACCTTCAGTGTAATGTCTGATTTGGTGATAGGCTCTTGGTTGGGATGGTGGTGCTTTAAAAGAAATTTGAGCCAGATGGAAATGCCCTCAATTTCCAGAACAAACAATGCGCTTATTTACTTAGTGGGATTTTTACTGATCCTTTTTCGGAAAGAATTTTTCGTTACCCCTGCACTCCTGATCTTGGAACGCGTGGTATTTGCCCTCTTCTTTGGATTTATCATTTATGAACAAACCTTTTTCAAGCAATCGCTATTCAAAATCGGAAGTTTCAAGAACATAAGTTATTGGGGAAAATTCACCTATGGCCTTTATTGCTTGCATATTCCCGCTATGGTATTTACAGAAGGTTTTGCAATGATCGGTGGAATTCACGAGGCAGCCTGGTGGGTATTTTACGGCAAAACCATTTCCACTTTCTTGCTCAGCCTTATCTTTTGCCAACTTTCCTTCCGCTACTTAGAAAACCCTTTTCTAAGACTCAAAGATGCTTCACCTACACAAATTTTAAGGCAAAGAGTAAACTAA
- a CDS encoding acylase has product MKIIRTALFLLFPLLIFSCDPAYDHSGWDTSKVQIARDEFGVPHIFGHTDPDVAYGLAWAHAEDDFETIQKTLLAGKRMLGRKYGQDGAAVDFFGHLLQTIEIAEAKYGSAYSEEFKAILEAYAAGMNDFALAHPEEVLLKKGFPVNTKEISAAYMLSLAQMSGADRAVQQIVSGKVETVPFDADPKGSNAIAIHPSRTDSGEAFLAINSHQPLDGPVAWYEAHLHSEEGWNILGGLFPGGAMIFHGVNENLGWAHTVNFPDLLDLYQLDINPENEDQYLVDGEWLELEKETVWLRVKLWNLITIPFPKKIWKSIYGPTLVTEQGTFSIRLGALERIGAPEQWWRMNKSRNFKEFSEAMSRMELTSFNTVYADKYDTIFYVSNGLIPVREPSIDFTGTVAGNTKKALWTGYHDFEDLPQQFNPASGFLFNTNHSPFRASGLADNLNPDNYPKSMNYLLRDNNRSTRFREIMPDTGTISYERFKEIKYDGQLPEKLAFRTNMESLFGLNPGKYPEITKQIEAINNWDKRSGTESEGAAVFAFVYYYWWDKFAENGRSWETTLTEEESVESLLAAKTHFKTHFGKELVTLGDYQKLVRGDKALPLQGIDDVITAMRSLPWENGMRKGTQGESYIMMVRFGEGLPKIETINVFGASNDPDSPHFDDQMELFLDQKLKPMTLDKAEVLKAAKEIYNPGGKK; this is encoded by the coding sequence ATGAAGATCATCCGAACCGCGCTTTTCCTGCTTTTTCCCCTTCTTATTTTTTCTTGTGACCCCGCATATGACCATTCTGGTTGGGATACGTCAAAGGTCCAAATCGCACGCGATGAATTTGGAGTGCCACATATTTTTGGCCATACCGATCCAGATGTCGCTTATGGTTTGGCTTGGGCACATGCCGAAGATGATTTTGAAACAATCCAAAAAACATTGCTAGCCGGGAAGCGGATGCTGGGAAGGAAATATGGCCAAGATGGAGCAGCCGTGGATTTCTTTGGACATTTACTGCAGACCATTGAAATCGCAGAGGCCAAATATGGATCAGCCTATTCAGAGGAATTCAAAGCGATTTTGGAAGCCTACGCAGCAGGAATGAATGACTTTGCATTGGCACATCCTGAAGAAGTTTTACTGAAAAAAGGCTTTCCTGTCAATACCAAAGAAATATCGGCTGCCTATATGCTCTCCCTTGCCCAGATGTCCGGAGCAGATCGTGCGGTCCAACAAATCGTCTCCGGAAAAGTAGAAACCGTACCATTTGATGCAGACCCCAAAGGCTCTAATGCCATTGCCATTCACCCTTCCCGAACGGACTCCGGTGAGGCTTTTCTGGCCATCAATTCCCATCAACCCCTAGACGGACCTGTGGCTTGGTATGAGGCGCACCTCCATTCAGAGGAAGGATGGAATATTCTTGGTGGACTTTTCCCGGGCGGAGCGATGATTTTTCACGGAGTAAATGAAAATCTTGGATGGGCACACACGGTCAATTTCCCTGATCTTTTGGATCTGTACCAATTGGACATCAATCCTGAAAATGAGGATCAATACCTAGTAGATGGAGAATGGCTGGAATTGGAAAAAGAGACGGTTTGGCTTAGGGTAAAACTTTGGAATTTGATTACGATTCCTTTTCCAAAGAAAATATGGAAAAGCATCTACGGTCCTACCTTGGTTACGGAGCAGGGAACATTTTCCATCCGTTTGGGTGCCCTGGAGCGAATCGGAGCGCCGGAGCAATGGTGGCGAATGAACAAATCCCGGAATTTTAAAGAATTCAGTGAAGCCATGTCGCGGATGGAACTGACCAGTTTCAACACGGTGTATGCAGACAAGTATGACACGATCTTTTATGTGAGCAATGGCCTGATCCCCGTCAGAGAACCATCCATTGATTTCACCGGGACAGTAGCCGGAAATACCAAAAAAGCCCTGTGGACTGGCTACCATGATTTTGAGGATCTGCCACAACAATTCAATCCTGCTTCGGGATTCCTTTTCAATACCAATCATTCCCCTTTTAGGGCAAGTGGATTGGCGGATAATTTAAATCCGGACAATTACCCGAAATCCATGAATTACCTGCTGCGAGACAATAACCGATCGACCCGCTTCAGGGAAATCATGCCCGACACGGGGACCATTTCTTATGAGCGCTTCAAAGAAATTAAGTACGATGGACAATTGCCCGAAAAATTGGCTTTCCGTACCAATATGGAATCACTTTTTGGCCTAAACCCGGGCAAATACCCCGAAATCACCAAACAGATTGAAGCCATCAACAACTGGGACAAACGCTCAGGAACTGAGAGTGAAGGTGCGGCAGTTTTTGCCTTTGTCTACTATTATTGGTGGGACAAATTTGCTGAAAATGGGAGGAGTTGGGAAACCACACTTACCGAAGAAGAATCTGTGGAAAGTCTCTTGGCTGCCAAAACCCATTTTAAAACCCATTTTGGAAAGGAATTGGTGACTTTGGGAGATTATCAAAAACTGGTAAGGGGCGACAAAGCGCTGCCTTTGCAGGGAATTGATGATGTGATTACAGCCATGCGTTCATTGCCTTGGGAAAACGGGATGAGGAAAGGAACACAGGGAGAGTCCTATATAATGATGGTCCGCTTTGGGGAAGGCCTTCCTAAGATCGAAACAATCAATGTATTCGGAGCAAGCAATGACCCTGACAGCCCCCACTTTGATGATCAGATGGAACTCTTCCTTGATCAAAAATTGAAACCGATGACTTTGGATAAGGCTGAGGTCCTGAAAGCTGCAAAAGAGATTTATAATCCGGGAGGTAAGAAGTGA
- a CDS encoding TonB-dependent receptor, whose translation MKLFFTIVSVLAIGMNVSFAQKNVLKGRVLDETKQAVPGVALMLEGTVRGVQSDLSGGYVMKDIPEGNYVLKVNMLGYDEVKLPFSIAEAENLELDITLKEAPLSLDAFEFSVSRGIMGQERLPEVDRFRINAGKKNEVIRVGEINANLAMNNSRQIFGRTPGISIWENDGSGIQLGVASRGLNPNRSWEFNVRMNGYDITPDPMGYPEAYFTPPMEVVEQIEIVRGASSIQYGSQFGGLMNFVMRKPDKSTRFTFETLNTVGSNGLFSTFNYLGGTEGKWSYTAYYQKRVGNSWRENSYFNTDHAHVEVNYAASNRLIIGLDMTYMDTESQQPGGLTDEQFNTDPRVSTRERNWFSTPWFIPALTAEYILSENTKLSWKTFGTFAERNSVGFMRPINQEDDMGNRQVDRDFYTTYGSEFRMITEYSLFGKSNTLAAGVRYFNGFIDRKQLGTGDNGTEMNFDLISGGVFRRDFDFTNINQAVFAENVFRFSDKWLLTTGLRYERISSNMEGLFNIVNEEEQILVPQNRIRNFVLVGIGSQYKLTPSMEIYSNFSQAYRPVLISDLTPPATTDIIDENLQDSRGFNFDIGYRGAVQDWMKFDMGYFYLNYADRIGTIAVQDDNGAINQFRTNLGNSVSQGFEGYVEFDPISALTKTSNFGYLHLFASLAFVDARYGDFETTSVRDGEIVRGNLNGNRVENAPRRINRYGLTYRYSKFSITWQLSDIGDAFSDASNTVTPNSTATVGLIPAYSVQDLSASFDIKSRYIFKTGINNLTNEMYFTRRAGGYPGPGIMPGEGRTLYFTFGLKL comes from the coding sequence ATGAAATTGTTTTTTACGATTGTAAGTGTACTGGCAATTGGGATGAATGTATCATTTGCCCAAAAAAATGTATTGAAAGGAAGGGTATTGGATGAGACCAAGCAAGCAGTCCCCGGTGTGGCGTTGATGCTAGAGGGTACTGTTAGGGGTGTGCAGTCTGACCTTTCAGGTGGTTACGTCATGAAGGATATTCCCGAAGGAAATTATGTGCTGAAGGTCAATATGCTCGGATATGATGAAGTAAAGCTTCCCTTTAGTATAGCCGAAGCAGAAAACCTTGAGCTGGATATCACGCTGAAGGAGGCGCCTCTTTCCTTGGATGCTTTTGAGTTCTCTGTCAGTAGAGGGATTATGGGGCAAGAACGTCTTCCTGAGGTGGATCGCTTCCGGATCAATGCCGGGAAAAAAAATGAGGTAATCCGTGTGGGTGAGATCAACGCCAACCTGGCCATGAACAATAGCCGTCAGATATTTGGCAGGACACCGGGAATTTCCATCTGGGAGAATGATGGCTCTGGAATACAATTGGGCGTAGCTTCCAGAGGTTTGAACCCCAATCGCTCTTGGGAGTTCAATGTAAGGATGAATGGATACGACATTACCCCTGATCCTATGGGTTACCCGGAGGCATATTTTACTCCTCCAATGGAAGTGGTAGAACAGATCGAAATAGTGCGTGGTGCTTCATCTATTCAATATGGTTCTCAGTTTGGCGGATTGATGAATTTTGTGATGCGAAAGCCGGATAAATCTACCCGGTTTACTTTCGAAACTTTAAACACTGTGGGGAGTAATGGGCTTTTCAGCACTTTCAATTACCTAGGTGGAACGGAGGGGAAGTGGAGTTATACCGCATATTATCAAAAACGTGTTGGGAATAGCTGGAGAGAAAACAGCTATTTTAATACAGACCATGCCCATGTGGAGGTAAACTATGCAGCCAGCAACCGTTTGATTATTGGGTTGGATATGACTTACATGGATACAGAAAGCCAGCAGCCTGGTGGTTTGACAGACGAACAGTTCAATACGGATCCAAGGGTAAGTACCAGAGAAAGGAATTGGTTCAGTACGCCTTGGTTTATCCCAGCATTGACAGCCGAATATATCCTTAGCGAAAACACCAAGCTGAGTTGGAAGACTTTCGGAACATTTGCAGAAAGAAACTCGGTCGGCTTTATGAGGCCAATAAACCAAGAGGATGATATGGGCAACAGGCAAGTGGACAGGGATTTCTATACTACCTACGGTTCAGAATTCAGGATGATCACAGAGTATTCCTTGTTTGGCAAGTCAAATACCTTGGCAGCCGGAGTTCGGTATTTCAACGGTTTCATAGACAGAAAGCAATTGGGGACCGGAGATAATGGAACAGAAATGAACTTTGACCTAATTTCAGGTGGGGTATTCAGAAGAGATTTTGATTTTACCAATATCAACCAAGCTGTATTTGCTGAGAATGTATTCCGGTTTTCGGACAAGTGGTTATTGACTACGGGCTTGAGGTATGAGAGAATTTCATCCAATATGGAAGGATTATTCAATATCGTCAATGAGGAAGAGCAGATATTAGTTCCACAAAATCGAATCAGGAATTTTGTTTTGGTGGGTATAGGGTCTCAATATAAGCTCACTCCTTCGATGGAGATTTATTCAAATTTTTCCCAAGCTTACAGGCCTGTGCTGATATCTGACCTTACACCTCCTGCTACCACAGATATTATTGATGAAAATCTGCAGGATTCAAGAGGTTTCAATTTTGACATCGGATATCGTGGGGCGGTTCAGGATTGGATGAAATTTGATATGGGATATTTTTACCTGAATTACGCGGATAGGATCGGTACCATTGCTGTACAGGATGATAATGGCGCTATCAATCAGTTTAGAACCAACTTGGGCAATTCGGTTAGCCAGGGTTTTGAGGGATATGTTGAGTTTGACCCTATTTCAGCCCTCACCAAAACTTCCAATTTTGGATACCTACACCTGTTTGCTTCACTTGCATTTGTGGACGCAAGATATGGGGATTTTGAAACGACATCAGTCAGGGATGGTGAGATAGTTCGGGGAAATCTCAATGGCAATCGGGTAGAAAATGCACCCAGGAGAATCAACCGTTATGGACTAACGTATCGATATAGTAAGTTTTCCATAACTTGGCAATTGAGCGATATCGGAGATGCATTTTCAGATGCTTCCAACACAGTTACTCCAAATTCCACTGCTACTGTCGGTTTGATTCCAGCATATAGTGTGCAAGACCTTTCAGCCTCTTTCGACATAAAAAGCCGTTATATATTCAAGACCGGAATCAATAACCTGACCAATGAAATGTACTTTACCAGAAGGGCAGGCGGCTATCCGGGACCAGGTATTATGCCTGGTGAGGGGAGGACCCTTTACTTCACTTTTGGATTGAAATTGTAA
- a CDS encoding bifunctional metallophosphatase/5'-nucleotidase gives MNRFLTPLKKTLYFFVFFFISISALAQGFSEQQLFRKFTILYTNDLHSHLEPHIVPWVSETRAIGGFANIAALVKDEKKNNPNTIYLDAGDYFTGPYISYITEGKAVIDVMNKMKIDAAGVGNHEFDHGWENVIKQFKRANFPILNGNIFLENTSSLLWNKPYMVLKTNGVKVGLIGLHGKFAFYDTISEEMIQGVEARDEEVYLKQYLNELEGKADIIILLAHQGIPGRQSSTGNVDVSRNLQKDIELAQNVPGIDIIITGHAHQGTPEPLLSGQTLIVSTDALGIQLGKLDITYDPDTDKIVSYSNKLQVVFDDEIEDDKKTKAVIDKWKIKSSKIAAEKISLVSENLTRSYGEESLLGNMVADAILHSFPDNDFAVVNSGGLRQDIPAGTVTVGDIISAFPFPNTVVKAELTGNQILEVFEHAASLTNGILQVSKGVIFIYDENRPVGNRLVSLKIQGECVQKDRIYKVLVPNFVSDGGDGYLAFTKALNKKNTHELVTESIKKYLSTFPTYQAKIEGRIIKK, from the coding sequence ATGAATAGATTTCTCACTCCGCTTAAAAAGACTCTTTATTTTTTTGTGTTTTTTTTCATTTCAATTTCTGCATTAGCCCAAGGATTTTCAGAACAACAACTTTTTAGAAAATTCACCATTTTATATACCAACGATTTGCATTCCCATCTTGAACCTCACATTGTTCCGTGGGTTAGCGAGACCCGGGCAATAGGAGGATTTGCCAATATCGCGGCTTTGGTTAAGGATGAAAAAAAGAATAACCCCAACACCATTTACCTGGATGCCGGGGATTATTTTACCGGTCCCTACATAAGTTACATCACCGAAGGTAAGGCTGTCATAGATGTGATGAACAAAATGAAAATCGATGCTGCAGGGGTAGGTAATCATGAATTTGATCACGGTTGGGAAAATGTCATCAAACAGTTCAAAAGAGCAAATTTCCCTATTTTGAATGGCAACATATTCCTCGAAAACACCTCATCCCTTTTATGGAACAAACCCTATATGGTCTTAAAGACAAATGGTGTGAAAGTAGGATTGATAGGACTTCATGGCAAATTCGCCTTCTATGATACAATTTCTGAGGAAATGATACAAGGTGTGGAGGCAAGGGATGAGGAAGTATATCTGAAGCAATATTTGAATGAATTGGAAGGCAAAGCAGACATCATTATACTCTTGGCGCACCAAGGTATTCCGGGAAGACAATCTTCTACCGGAAATGTTGATGTTAGTCGAAACCTGCAGAAGGATATTGAACTCGCCCAAAATGTTCCCGGGATTGACATCATCATCACCGGTCATGCCCACCAAGGCACTCCTGAACCTTTATTGTCCGGCCAAACCCTCATCGTATCTACAGATGCTTTGGGTATTCAGCTTGGAAAACTTGATATTACCTATGATCCGGATACTGATAAGATTGTTTCTTATTCAAATAAGCTTCAAGTTGTGTTTGATGATGAAATTGAAGATGATAAAAAAACAAAGGCAGTAATTGATAAATGGAAAATCAAATCCTCCAAAATCGCTGCTGAAAAAATATCCTTGGTTTCTGAAAATCTAACCCGCTCATATGGGGAAGAATCTTTATTGGGTAACATGGTGGCTGATGCCATTTTACATTCCTTTCCTGATAATGACTTTGCAGTGGTAAACAGCGGGGGATTACGTCAAGATATTCCTGCAGGGACAGTTACCGTTGGGGATATTATTTCGGCATTTCCGTTTCCAAATACAGTTGTCAAGGCGGAACTAACAGGTAATCAGATTCTTGAGGTATTCGAACATGCCGCTTCCCTTACCAATGGGATATTACAGGTTTCTAAAGGTGTTATTTTTATTTATGATGAGAACAGACCGGTCGGGAATAGGCTGGTTTCTCTCAAAATTCAAGGTGAATGCGTACAAAAAGACCGTATTTATAAAGTTTTGGTGCCGAATTTTGTTTCTGATGGTGGAGATGGCTACCTGGCATTCACAAAAGCCTTGAACAAGAAAAATACCCATGAATTGGTAACTGAATCCATCAAAAAATATCTCAGTACATTTCCAACTTACCAAGCCAAAATTGAAGGTAGGATTATTAAAAAATGA
- a CDS encoding Gfo/Idh/MocA family oxidoreductase: MSTNRRDFLKTGATAALGLSGFTFISPNVLGKSMGHVAPSDKVNLACVGIGNRGKEIIKALNNTCLCNIVALCDVDMGAEQTLEVMNMFPNAKRYQDFRKMFDDMGGEFDAVSIATPDFSHFPVTMMALAEGKHVYVEKPMARTFQEVDLMIAAAKKNPKLATQMGNQGHSEANYFQFKTWKEAGIIKDVTAITAHMNSRRRWHGWDPNISRYPASQPVPFTMDWNVWLSQAQPHGYHKDFHNGQWRCWYDFGMGALGDWGAHIIDTAHEFLDLGLPYEVNPVKLSGHNPFFFPMSTTLEFKFPERGQMPPLTITWYDGLDNIPAVPEGYGVSELDPNIPPPSTGQIQPAKLNPGKIIYSKDLIFKGGSHGSTLSIIPEEKAKEWESKLPEVPQSPSNHFANFLKACKGEEKTRSPFEIAGPLSQVFCLGVMAQQMGVKLEFDRETRQIINNPLANQVLAGMPPRKGWEEFYRV; encoded by the coding sequence ATGTCCACCAATCGTAGAGACTTTCTGAAAACCGGAGCCACCGCAGCATTGGGGCTTTCCGGATTCACTTTTATTTCACCCAATGTCCTGGGCAAATCCATGGGCCACGTTGCCCCATCTGACAAGGTCAATCTGGCCTGTGTTGGAATCGGCAACCGGGGAAAAGAAATCATCAAGGCACTGAATAATACCTGCCTCTGTAATATTGTGGCCCTTTGTGATGTCGATATGGGTGCAGAGCAGACTTTGGAAGTCATGAATATGTTTCCTAATGCGAAAAGGTATCAGGACTTCCGAAAAATGTTTGATGACATGGGTGGAGAATTTGATGCGGTAAGCATTGCTACACCGGACTTTTCCCACTTTCCTGTGACCATGATGGCATTGGCTGAAGGAAAGCATGTGTATGTGGAAAAACCCATGGCACGCACATTCCAGGAAGTGGATCTGATGATCGCTGCAGCAAAGAAAAACCCAAAACTTGCCACTCAAATGGGCAATCAAGGACATTCAGAGGCTAACTATTTTCAATTTAAAACCTGGAAAGAAGCCGGCATAATCAAAGATGTCACAGCAATAACAGCGCACATGAACAGCAGACGTCGCTGGCATGGATGGGATCCCAATATTTCTCGATATCCTGCAAGCCAACCTGTTCCTTTCACTATGGATTGGAATGTTTGGTTGAGTCAGGCACAGCCGCATGGATACCACAAAGACTTTCATAATGGACAGTGGCGCTGCTGGTATGATTTCGGCATGGGTGCCTTGGGAGACTGGGGGGCACATATTATTGACACTGCCCATGAATTTTTGGATCTTGGCTTGCCTTATGAAGTCAATCCCGTGAAATTGAGTGGTCATAATCCTTTCTTTTTCCCTATGTCCACAACACTGGAATTTAAATTCCCTGAACGTGGGCAAATGCCTCCTTTGACCATCACCTGGTACGATGGCTTGGACAATATCCCGGCTGTGCCGGAAGGTTATGGTGTCTCCGAACTTGACCCTAACATCCCTCCACCAAGCACAGGTCAGATTCAACCTGCCAAACTCAACCCGGGAAAAATTATATACAGCAAGGATTTGATCTTTAAAGGCGGGTCACATGGAAGCACGCTGTCCATTATTCCGGAGGAGAAGGCCAAGGAATGGGAGTCCAAACTTCCTGAAGTGCCCCAAAGCCCTTCCAACCACTTTGCGAATTTCCTCAAAGCATGCAAAGGGGAGGAAAAGACAAGGTCTCCATTTGAAATTGCAGGACCGCTGAGTCAGGTATTCTGCCTGGGAGTAATGGCCCAACAAATGGGGGTAAAACTGGAATTTGACAGGGAAACAAGACAGATTATCAACAACCCGCTTGCCAATCAGGTCTTGGCAGGTATGCCTCCAAGGAAAGGTTGGGAGGAGTTTTATAGGGTTTAG